A section of the Felis catus isolate Fca126 chromosome B2, F.catus_Fca126_mat1.0, whole genome shotgun sequence genome encodes:
- the LOC101097393 gene encoding olfactory receptor 2B6-like, producing MNNSHPKEFVLLGFADRPWLELPLFAILLITYPMAMVGNTAIILVSRLDARLHNPMYFFLTNLSFLDMCYNTSIVPQMLFNLGSTKKTISYVGCAAQLYFFHIMGGTECLLLALMSFDRYLAICKPLHYTLIMNPRICILLASTVWLTGITYAVSEATATLQLPLCGLNKLDHLLCEIPVLIKAACGEKAANELTLSVVCIFMLAVPLGLILASYASIGHAIFKIKSSEGRKKAFGTCSSHLIVVFLFYGPAISMYLQPPSSISRDQPKFMALFYGVVTPALNPFIYTLRNKDVKGALGNLVSGIFASK from the coding sequence ATGAATAACAGCCATCCTAAAGAGTTTGTTCTACTAGGCTTTGCAGATCGTCCTTGGCTGGAGCTTCCTCTATTTGCTATTCTTCTTATAACATACCCCATGGCCATGGTAGGAAACACGGCCATCATTCTGGTGTCCAGGTTAGATGCCCGTCTGCACAaccccatgtatttcttcctcacCAACCTCTCCTTCCTGGACATGTGCTACAACACAAGCATCGTCCCTCAGATGCTGTTTAACCTGGGAAGCACCAAGAAGACGATCAGCTATGTGGGGTGTGCAGCTCAGCTTTATTTCTTCCACATAATGGGGGGCACAGAATGTCTGCTTCTGGCTCTTATGTCTTTTGATCGCTACCTGGCTATCTGCAAGCCTCTACACTACACCCTCATCATGAACCCACGCATCTGTATCCTGCTGGCATCCACCGTGTGGTTGACTGGAATCACGTATGCTGTCTCAGAGGCCACTGCTACCTTGCAGTTACCACTGTGTGGACTCAATAAATTGGACCACTTGCTGTGTGAGATTCCTGTTCTGATAAAGGCTGCCTGTGGAGAAAAGGCTGCTAATGAGCTCACACTCTCTGTGGTGTGTATTTTTATGTTAGCTGTCCCGCTAGGCTTAATTCTTGCTTCCTATGCTTCCATTGGACATGCcatatttaaaattaagtcttctgagggaaggaaaaaggcctTTGGGACATGTTCTTcccatctcattgtagttttcttgttttatggtCCAGCCATTAGCATGTACCTTCAGCCCCCCTCCTCCATCTCAAGAGACCAGCCCAAATTCATGGCGCTCTTCTATGGAGTAGTGACCCCTGCGCTGAACCCTTTTATCTACACCTTGAGGAATAAGGATGTGAAGGGGGCATTAGGCAACCTAGTCAGTGGCATTTTTGCGTCGAAGTGA